One part of the Halobacteria archaeon AArc-dxtr1 genome encodes these proteins:
- the ppsA gene encoding phosphoenolpyruvate synthase gives MMAVVWLEEVSGDELNRVGGKGASLGELTSAALPVPPGFVVTTDAYRSFIQAAEISEELHTAIDVDTTDPSELAAAAERAQELIRKTPVPAEIRTALRSAYHEIGGGEAFVAVRSSATAEDLPDASFAGQQETFLNVTEESLLDRVRACWASLFTQRALYYRKEFGFDHEDVAIAVVVQEMVAAEKSGVLFTADPTTGAKRTIIEAAWGLGEAVVSGAVSPDNYSVSPSGEIDATIAEKRVMHVKDETSGETVERTVPDEKRNRRVLSDNEIETLVALGEQIENHYDSPQDVEWAIADGETYLLQSRPITTTDDEDVGKANSTDGDGDREASTDSRSTDDGTAQDSLVDGLGSSPGTASGPVRIIRKLHDLDRVETGDIIVTKMTMPDMVPAMKRASGIVTDEGGMTSHAAIVARELGVPAVVGTSDATATLDDGQPVSIDGRKGTVLPGQTETESEREETADPNRPEATARPMTGTKVLVNLSIPEAAERAAATGADGVGLLRMEHMVLLLNQAPERYVEQHGADAYVAELCQGISRVADAFYPRPVRVRTLDAPTDEFRQLDGGEDEPHEHNPMLGYRGIRRSLDRPDMFEHQLAAFSRLYEMGYDNVEIMFPLVNDADDVRGAKRLLERAGIDPGKRRWGVMIETPAAAVMTKEVVQTGTDFVSFGTNDLTQYTLAVDRNNEHVADRFDELHPAVLRLIGDAIATCREHDVETSICGQAGSKPEMIRFLVEEGISSISANVDAVTEVQNETKRVEQRLLLESVR, from the coding sequence GTGATGGCTGTCGTCTGGCTAGAAGAGGTTAGTGGAGATGAGCTAAACCGAGTCGGGGGGAAAGGCGCGTCGCTCGGTGAACTGACATCCGCAGCGCTTCCCGTTCCGCCTGGGTTCGTCGTGACTACTGACGCCTACCGGTCGTTCATCCAGGCCGCAGAGATCAGCGAGGAGTTACACACAGCTATCGACGTCGACACCACGGACCCGTCCGAACTTGCAGCGGCTGCCGAGCGAGCACAAGAGCTGATTCGCAAGACGCCAGTTCCGGCGGAGATCCGGACAGCACTGCGCTCTGCCTACCACGAGATCGGTGGTGGGGAGGCGTTCGTGGCCGTTCGATCGTCGGCGACGGCCGAAGACCTTCCCGATGCGTCGTTTGCCGGCCAACAGGAGACGTTTCTGAACGTCACAGAAGAGAGCCTGCTCGATCGCGTTCGGGCGTGTTGGGCGTCGCTTTTCACACAGCGGGCACTCTACTACCGCAAGGAGTTCGGCTTCGATCACGAGGATGTCGCCATCGCAGTCGTCGTCCAGGAGATGGTCGCAGCGGAGAAATCCGGCGTGCTATTTACGGCCGACCCGACGACCGGAGCGAAACGGACGATTATCGAGGCGGCGTGGGGGCTCGGTGAGGCCGTGGTCTCCGGGGCCGTCTCGCCGGATAACTACTCGGTCTCACCGTCCGGTGAGATCGACGCGACCATCGCCGAAAAGCGTGTCATGCACGTCAAAGACGAGACGAGTGGTGAGACAGTTGAACGGACAGTTCCGGACGAAAAACGCAACCGCCGGGTCTTATCGGATAATGAGATCGAGACGCTGGTCGCTCTCGGTGAGCAGATCGAGAACCACTACGACAGTCCCCAGGACGTCGAGTGGGCAATCGCCGATGGGGAGACGTACCTCTTACAATCCCGACCGATCACGACGACCGACGACGAAGACGTTGGGAAAGCGAACTCGACTGACGGCGACGGCGACAGGGAAGCGAGCACCGATTCACGCTCGACCGACGACGGGACGGCCCAGGACAGTCTCGTCGACGGGTTGGGGTCGAGTCCCGGAACGGCAAGCGGCCCGGTCAGGATTATCCGGAAGCTTCACGACCTCGATCGGGTCGAAACCGGAGATATCATCGTCACGAAGATGACGATGCCCGATATGGTTCCGGCGATGAAGCGCGCGTCAGGGATCGTGACTGACGAGGGTGGGATGACCAGCCACGCGGCGATCGTGGCCCGCGAGCTCGGCGTTCCGGCGGTCGTCGGGACGAGCGATGCGACGGCAACGCTCGACGACGGCCAACCGGTGTCGATCGACGGTCGAAAGGGGACAGTACTGCCGGGGCAGACGGAGACAGAATCCGAACGGGAAGAGACGGCCGATCCGAATCGCCCGGAGGCTACGGCCAGGCCAATGACGGGGACGAAAGTGCTGGTGAATCTCTCGATCCCCGAGGCGGCCGAACGCGCAGCAGCGACGGGTGCCGACGGCGTCGGCCTCCTTCGCATGGAGCACATGGTCCTCCTGTTGAACCAGGCCCCGGAGCGGTACGTCGAGCAACACGGCGCCGACGCCTACGTTGCCGAGCTCTGTCAGGGGATCAGCCGCGTCGCCGACGCGTTCTACCCCCGACCGGTTCGGGTCCGCACCCTCGATGCACCCACGGACGAGTTTCGGCAACTCGACGGCGGCGAGGACGAACCCCACGAACACAACCCGATGCTCGGCTACCGCGGTATTCGACGGTCGCTCGACCGGCCGGACATGTTCGAACACCAGCTCGCTGCGTTCAGTCGTCTCTACGAGATGGGCTACGATAACGTCGAGATCATGTTTCCGCTGGTCAACGACGCGGACGACGTTCGTGGAGCCAAGCGCCTGCTCGAGCGGGCCGGGATCGATCCCGGGAAGCGCCGGTGGGGTGTGATGATCGAGACGCCGGCCGCGGCCGTGATGACCAAAGAGGTAGTCCAGACCGGCACCGATTTCGTCTCGTTCGGGACGAACGATCTCACCCAGTACACGCTCGCAGTCGACCGGAACAACGAACACGTCGCTGATCGCTTCGACGAACTCCACCCCGCAGTCCTGAGACTGATCGGCGACGCGATCGCGACCTGCCGCGAGCACG